Part of the Bacillota bacterium genome is shown below.
CGGTAGATCAGCACATTATAAAAGCTTCCGAACACTAAGCCAAAGCTGAACAACAACCAAATTAGAGCCATAACCTATTTCAATTCCTTCATCTGATTAAGTACATTATAAACTGCTGCCATCATTCCTGGCGCAAACTGATGATCCAGTTCGGCCGTGCGCTGGTAAGCCCTACCCCTCACTGTAACAGCGTAGCGCGGTTTGGTTTGGTTTAATACTAAAGCAGCTGCGACCGGAATTAAATCGTCATTAATCTGGAACTTTTCACCCTGCTCTTCTAAAACATCAGCCAGCACCCGTTGGACCATTGTCTCACTTAAGTTGACAAGCTCAAAACTCTCGCCGTTCAATCCGTGATACGGATTAGCCCGCACCTTTTCTGCTGCCTGATCCACCAGCTGCTCCAGC
Proteins encoded:
- a CDS encoding late competence development ComFB family protein, with protein sequence MAAAELNFEVHNYMEDIVFDLIQQKQQSDPDFDFCPRCVLDIGALVLNIIKPQYIKVATKFADLDHAAANELEQLVDQAAEKVRANPYHGLNGESFELVNLSETMVQRVLADVLEEQGEKFQINDDLIPVAAALVLNQTKPRYAVTVRGRAYQRTAELDHQFAPGMMAAVYNVLNQMKELK